The Pelmatolapia mariae isolate MD_Pm_ZW linkage group LG9, Pm_UMD_F_2, whole genome shotgun sequence genome has a segment encoding these proteins:
- the zmp:0000000991 gene encoding mucin-2, with product MLSSSVVTVLAPHWSGRLRRSKRFDGTGSSEAQGNTQDVTGAAANRGFQQTQSQHGVERGFTGGLGTQLRPPFSDLRRNTVDWSTKSDPLSLESKREMIKTVSLDVNSGRMDNRKIDRGSLSALATSASVSQSQNEQRQNPQTVHQGGHSSSSSKPTTSNVLLSLRRGNIGGKNLNATSPLSSFPSDQNGKLFTTPLSQSFLNNNEQERPKPLLSPSSISYRTTETSPVLSPSPSSLREQSTSDRFIFAPLPVDKNADCKPFAQQSQTINRIQSSLTSSQTFLGKGPSESQQNYRDRSKTLFSETPVSLSRQPPFDSSAQMKTQSFPKRTTLKQTSWWKQVTQESSFPFTPKDTTNNKDKPNTTLLPPSSNNSDMTFPSQPDNKSRGSPVNNNRDNNNTAESVCTGNMNLFMRAQGGTHHLGQRNAGNSPDRDLHRSVKDQYSSNVNNREYPKPHSVPDVLSSSKISRATAQTTLCQPKDPGKYDLTDGSYTANMSELPSALQNPRSSDTPTESSSKYKNNYFPPKPNNTPMPPHSVDSQRFTSTPLSLDFTSTVNGKVHTSQNASGPQTSKMKSSPSYHSQSVPSQTNIHTSAYTTSTGSLSQKTKFTNNSSATPLGFERSYASIPKPFHPKTMSSLISTVSSVSKKDYSATASNSSSSATGSHPVATTASSSSLLSPAVTSAVTSPTSATVSALLTPPATPVITNPTSSPKKEGKFSSSSEKEPKKLEKKKVRRVTWDDSVDLQQSESIAVEKLESSEVQATPQATSKYLRNAPSIFSFLRLSSSTSSSVCHPKPKTSSTEVEKPGKYRSLSSDSADLAFREFERNKQRAGDTMIFNQGRQDLPTPRHERTLSVESGTVQCRTSAPLSLPPDFSSGYKVRYSSPPYSTLMSARMTQGETKTRTTRTTLFSQPSQSNYTPHLSVNTDPVSVMTLSTSKPPMSPPRPSLSLSLPLQKKPPKQESPNVEVSEADRASDNNSGDKGQERKLLLVDNRIHIRPPSLQGDKADSSTYVTETLVYSLKSKVDASTAAKNTTPNALQHTNNRPVSMETKFSQQSLTGQSKGAAGEPCRHSGQSSNSSSSTESQSRETEDSSKSMKETIMGKSRFFSVDVNNEQNTKRSRFALKKSVSTPNSSLTRSESDRAKSNNKVDQVFSKLKQKLSTRWSTSQAPSVSGSSDVSVESSKIPEETVSEKVMVLNDNQETEASNRWTQDRYILIPSSAAGNTNVGNQRSSWTEKSSLETDHDMQNACAEQISEKKAPVYLTVHGPTVDQLDLEQDQVDYKATSLSSRDPSPSRSPAFPASFRRSTPSPRSPFSPFSSLSPMSPFSSSDVTDDSVFYSPKLHRRRESSSPCEHGEGISLGVPRKSRASVGPPCVSPGHDKENLASSYADLKYGIEPGKSFSVSSVLSSRPSGPGRISTGSRFMSVGDLSQSAFSCGGNSGDLDQWSVKSDWSTVYDFQASEDGRKSYFPSDPGKMRSRSLPRSLTRCLANWSSGDSPQHVNATASKPAHLRSPNMNICQFVWDAEAPPTPPPTPPLSPVSRRMSKPPSLSSPTFPSSPGVLHPGDSQSRGHLPSRGYVSNLSTFDESSDSSSDTTTDDEYYLETDDEGEKETEL from the coding sequence ATGTTGTCTTCCTCAGTGGTCACGGTTCTCGCTCCTCACTGGAGTGGCCGACTGCGACGTTCCAAAAGATTTGATGGAACCGGCAGCTCTGAAGCCCAGGGAAATACGCAAGATGTGACAGGTGCTGCAGCAAACCGTGGTTTTCAGCAGACTCAGAGCCAACATGGTGTGGAGAGGGGGTTTACAGGTGGACTGGGAACCCAACTGAGGCCTCCATTTTCAGATCTCAGGAGGAACACAGTGGACTGGTCAACTAAAAGTGATCCTTTGAGCTTGGAATCTAAAAGGGAAATGATTAAAACTGTTTCTTTGGATGTGAACTCTGGAAGGATggacaatagaaaaatagacaGAGGTTCTTTAAGCGCTTTAGCTACCAGTGCCTCTGTATCGCAGAGCCAAAATGAACAAAGGCAAAATCCACAAACTGTCCATCAAGGCGGACACTCATCTTCAAGCTCCAAACCAACAACCAGCAACGTACTTCTTTCTTTAAGGAGAGGCAACATCGGTGGCAAGAATCTCAATGCAACCTCCCCTCTGAGCAGTTTTCCAAGTGATCAGAATGGAAAATTATTCACAACACCCCTCTCACAGAGCTTTCTCAATAATAATGAACAAGAGAGGCCAAAGCCGCTCCTTTCTCCATCATCTATTTCTTACAGAACAACTGAAACTAGCCCTGTCCTTTCTCCATCACCCTCCAGCCTGAGAGAGCAGAGCACCTCTGACAGGTTCATCTTTGCACCTTTACCAGTGGACAAAAATGCAGACTGCAAACCGTTTGCCCAACAGTCTCAGACAATAAATAGGATTCAGTCCAGTCTCACATCCTCACAGACATTTTTAGGTAAAGGACCATCAGAAAGTCAACAGAACTACAGGGACAGAAGTAAAACTCTATTTTCAGAGACCCCAGTCTCCTTGTCCAGACAGCCCCCATTTGACTCTTCTGcccaaatgaaaacccagtccTTTCCTAAAAGGACCACGCTGAAACAAACTTCCTGGTGGAAGCAAGTTACCCAGGAAAGCAGTTTCCCTTTCACCCCAAAAGACACAACCAACAACAAAGACAAGCCAAACACAACCTTACTTCCACCCTCCAGTAATAATAGTGACATGACATTTCCAAGTCAGCCTGATAACAAAAGCAGGGGTAGTCCGGTCAACAACAACAGAGACAACAATAACACAGCAGAGTCAGTTTGCACAGGTAATATGAACCTTTTTATGAGGGCACAGGGAGGAACTCACCATCTCGGACAAAGAAATGCTGGGAATTCACCTGATCGTGATTTGCACAGGTCTGTCAAGGACCAGTATAGCTCAAATGTAAACAACAGAGAATACCCAAAGCCGCACAGTGTGCCAGATGTTTTGTCTAGTTCTAAAATTAGCAGAGCTACAGCACAAACAACACTGTGTCAACCTAAAGATCCAGGCAAATATGATTTAACCGATGGTTCATATACAGCAAATATGTCTGAGTTACCATCTGCTTTGCAAAATCCCAGGAGCTCAGATACAcccacagagagcagcagcaagtacaaaaataattattttccacCCAAACCCAACAACACCCCCATGCCTCCTCACAGCGTAGACTCACAGAGGTTTACCAGCACACCGCTCTCTCTTGATTTCACCAGTACTGTCAATGGTAAAGTTCATACATCTCAAAATGCCTCTGGTCCTCAAACCTCAAAAATGAAAAGTAGTCCTTCCTACCATTCTCAGTCAGTTCCTTCTCAGACCAATATTCATACCTCGGCATATACAACCTCCACTGGCTCTTTGTCCCAGAAAACAAAATTTACCAACAATTCCTCTGCCACACCTCTTGGATTTGAAAGAAGTTATGCTTCCATTCCTAAACCTTTCCACCCTAAAACTATGTCCAGCCTGATTTCCACAGTCAGTTCTGTCTCCAAAAAAGACTATAGCGCCACTGCTTCcaactcctcttcctctgctactGGCAGCCACCCTGTAGCCACCACTGCCTCAAGTTCTTCCCTTCTCAGTCCTGCTGTCACCTCTGCCGTTACCTCTCCTACCTCTGCCACTGTCTCCGCTCTCCTAACACCTCCTGCAACACCAGTTATTACCAACCCCACTTCAAGCCCTAAAAAAGAGGGGAAATTTTCTAGCAGCTCAGAGAAAGAGCCAAAGAAACttgagaaaaagaaagtgagaaGAGTGACATGGGATGACTCGGTGGATCTGCAACAGTCAGAGTCCATCGCTGTGGAGAAGCTAGAGTCGTCAGAAGTCCAAGCGACCCCTCAAGCTACATCTAAGTACCTGCGAAatgctccatccatcttctcctTTCTGAGATTGAGCAGTTCAACAAGTTCTTCTGTTTGTCACCCTAAACCCAAGACCTCCAGCACTGAGGTGGAAAAACCAGGAAAGTATAGATCCTTATCATCTGACTCGGCTGATTTAGCATTCAGGGAGTTTGAGCGAAACAAGCAAAGAGCTGGTGATACAATGATTTTTAACCAGGGAAGACAGGACTTGCCCACACCAAGGCATGAAAGAACACTATCAGTGGAATCTGGCACAGTTCAGTGCCGTACTTCagctcctctctccctccctcctgaCTTTTCAAGTGGCTATAAGGTTCGTTATAGCTCTCCTCCTTACTCCACGCTCATGTCTGCAAGGATGACACAAGGGGAGACAAAGACGAGAACAACCAGAACAACCCTCTTCTCACAACCCTCCCAGTCAAATTACACCCCACATCTCTCTGTAAATACTGACCCAGTTTCAGTCATGACCTTATCCACATCCAAACCTCCTATGTCACCTCCCAGACCCTCCCTTTCCCTGTCCTTACCCCTCCAAAAGAAACCTCCCAAACAAGAAAGTCCAAATGTTGAGGTTTCAGAAGCTGATCGAGCAAGCGACAATAACAGCGGAGATAAAGGCCAAGAGCGAAAGCTATTACTTGTAGACAACAGAATTCACATCAGACCTCCTTCCCTGCAAGGTGATAAGGCAGACAGCTCCACATATGTAACTGAGACACTGGTTTACAGCCTTAAATCCAAAGTAGATGCATCGACAGCCGCAAAAAACACCACACCTAATGCTTTACAGCATACCAATAACAGGCCGGTTTCCATGGAGACCAAGTTTAGTCAACAGTCCCTGACAGGCCAGAGTAAGGGAGCAGCAGGTGAACCATGTCGTCATTCAGGTCAGAGCtccaacagcagcagctcaaCAGAGAGTCAGTCCCGGGAGACAGAAGATTCCAGCAAAAGCATGAAGGAGACTATAATGGGGAAAAGCAGGTTTTTCTCAGTAGACGTTAATaatgaacaaaacacaaagagaagCCGATTTGCACTGAAGAAGAGCGTCAGTACACCAAACTCCAGTTTGACGAGGTCAGAGTCAGACAGGGCCAAGAGTAACAACAAAGTGGACCAAGTCTTTAGCAAACTAAAGCAAAAATTAAGCACAAGATGGTCAACCTCACAAGCACCTTCTGTTAGCGGATCGAGCGATGTGAGTGTTGAGAGTAGCAAAATTCCAGAGGAAACGGTGTCAGAGAAAGTAATGGTGCTGAACGACAATCAGGAAACAGAGGCTTCGAACAGGTGGACGCAAGATAGATACATTCTGATACCGTCCTCGGCTGCTGGAAACACAAACGTTGGGAATCAGCGCTCCAGCTGGACCGAAAAATCATCTCTAGAAACGGACCATGACATGCAAAATGCTTGTGCAGAACAAATTTCTGAAAAGAAAGCCCCAGTTTATCTGACAGTCCACGGTCCAACAGTTGACCAGTTAGACCTTGAACAAGACCAAGTAGATTATAAAGCAACAAGCCTGTCTTCCAGAGATCCAAGTCCCAGTAGAAGTCCCGCTTTTCCAGCTTCATTCAGGAGGTCCACACCTAGCCCCAGGAGTCCATTCTCTCCCTTCTCCTCTCTTTCACCAATGTCCCCATTTTCCTCGTCTGATGTAACAGACGACAGCGTCTTCTACAGCCCAAAGCTGCACCGCCGCAGAGAATCCTCCTCTCCGTGCGAGCACGGAGAAGGGATCAGCTTGGGAGTTCCGAGAAAAAGCCGGGCATCCGTAGGTCCTCCATGTGTGAGCCCAGGACATGACAAGGAAAACTTGGCATCCTCTTATGCAGACTTAAAGTATGGCATTGAGCCTGGGAAGTCCTTTTCTGTGAGTTCTGTTCTCTCCAGTCGACCCTCTGGACCGGGACGTATTTCCACAGGATCCAGATTCATGAGTGTGGGTGACCTCTCTCAGTCTGCCTTCTCTTGTGGAGGTAATAGTGGAGATTTGGATCAGTGGTCTGTCAAATCTGATTGGAGCACAGTGTATGACTTCCAGGCTTCTGAGGATGGTCGAAAATCATATTTCCCAAGTGATCCTGGTAAAATGCGATCAAGATCTTTGCCTCGATCGCTGACCAGGTGCTTGGCAAACTGGAGCTCTGGAGACTCTCCTCAACATGTAAATGCTACAGCTTCCAAGCCTGCTCACCTCCGGAGCCCAAACATGAACATTTGCCAGTTTGTGTGGGATGCAGAGGCTCCGCCCACTCCTCCTCCAACACCTCCTCTGTCACCAGTGTCCAGGCGCATGTCCAAACCACCCAGCCTTTCCTCTCCTACCTTTCCTAGCTCGCCAGGAGTACTACATCCAGGGGACAGCCAGTCCAGGGGGCATTTGCCCTCCAGAGGTTATGTATCCAACCTTAGCACCTTTGATGAGTCATCAGACAGCAGCTCGGACACAACAACTGATGACGAATACTACTTAGAAACAGATgatgagggagaaaaagagacagaaCTGTAA